The DNA sequence TCGACACGCAAGGGCGAGCTGCCAACCAGCCCAGAGGCCTACAAACGTTACTAAGCACCCTTTCCCGAAGACACGACCACCTCGTCTTCCAACTCAAACGACAGAAGGctctcgacatcgacccgtggaccaaacCATGTTGACTCATCAGCCATGATACTTTCGTTCACTAACAGTTACCATATCTTAAGTAGTTTCGATCATATTCTAAATAGTTTTATCTAAATGATCAATGATATGagaagttattattattataagaataATTTATGAATATAATTTAATCACGAGTAACATGAGCTAGTGAGATAGTTATCATTAAGTTATATAAATATGATCATAGTTTATGATGTAAAGAATGCGCacttagaaatattttttttaatttgttctctggtttaatattttaatttaaattttaatttaagttttttttcaactaatttttatcattttcttactCTTTTATCCCAACAATATAATGACTCTTACTTTGAGAAATTGAAAGGGAAATCGGTATATAACAAAACAAAACTGGATATGTTTTGCTATAATGAGAtttataaggcatttaaagagagattttatttttctctcttcGAACTTATTTTCTCTATCTCTCTTCTTGCTTCCCCACTTCAGCATCTCTAAGCTTTCAGTAAACCAATCCATCACCTCATTGCTCTCGATAGAAGTCATCaaactataaataataataataataataataaaatacatCCATAACCTTTCAATAGTTAGCATAGGAACACTCGAAAGGACCTCAACTCATGCTTATGGTCACAGAAAAACCAACTTCACAATCACAATCGATACAAGGAGGATTGGATTCTCTCCTTGTATACCAACACGAACAGTAGTTCATTCTTTAAGCCGCATGTTCTTGTTATAAGGTCACATGTTTTGCACAAGCCACAAAGCTCAAGCCCAAGTTTTGTATGCATTATTCTGAAACGATTCAAAGTATCAATGCTTAAGCCTTCAGCTGCCTTGAGAAAAAGAATAAAACGAAACATCcaagggagaagaaggagaatCTATGCCTATATAAGCCCTAAAGAGAGTCTAAAAAATGGCCCAATCGCAGAAGGAAGTTTTCCTAAGAAGTCTGACGTTGGTAAACTGCCTAAATAAACATTCACAGATGGAGACTGACATTTCTCCTTTCAAGTACTCGGCGGACGGAGTGTTCGTCGGAGTTCGTTTGGGCGGCTATCTGTTTAGGATTTtactatttattatttattatttagagTTCCTTCTCATTATTcataattttcaaaaattaataagataatattttaattttacttttattatttattttttttatgaatactaTTATCGTCGActctttttttaatctatttttctatcatttcttATCGGAGTTGACCCAATTTAAATGAACCCAATCTGATGCAGGGCCAACGGTGAACGGTCCCTACCTATTTCGGATCCGGATCTTGATGATGCTCGGATCCGATCGATTAAAACGCATCGTGACCCCAGAGCGGGGCCTGCTGCTTTCATGGCGGTGCGAGGACAAGAAGAACATCCACTCATAATTATCACACACGCTAAGCGACTGAGGGGAGGGAGAGAGATCTCGACTCACCCAAACCCACCCTTTCTCCGGTCTCCTTCGCGAGAGGAGAGATCTCTATCAGTTTTTGGTGTTTCCCGAATCGCGCATCCAAGTCCGACGGGCGAGACGAGGACTACTGATCCACCGATCCAATCCCAagcggaggtggaggtggaggaggaggaggaggaggagaagaagaagaaaaggcgaAGGGGGGAAGAAATCCTAGATCCGTTGTTTTCTCCTcgtaattttcttgtaatttgttCTTGGAGAGGTAGATCTGAAAGAGCAAGGAGAAATGAGCGAGGGAGGGTTTCTCGACATCCAGCCGACGGAGCTCAAATTCCCTTGTAAGCGCCGCGCCCGTTCCGTAAATCTCCTTTGATCGATATCAACGTTTTCTTTTCCCGTTTCCTTTTTTCGAGATTCTTGGTGTGacatttgtcttagatttaagtCGCATTCAGTGTGGCAATTGTCTGTCATGTGATCCGTCCACATTGTTCTTTCAAACTTCCTCTAAGACGCGATTTTTGCGACAGATGGTATCATTGGATTTTTCTTTATTTACACAGTTATTCTAGTTTCCATTTGGTTATTTTGTTCCGTTCTGCGTTCGTCCCTTTGATTACAAAAGGCTAATATTTGTCAACGGTACCTGTTTCTTGTCCACTGGTTATGCGGTGAGAAGTCGAGTTGAAGAAGCAGAGCTCATGTTCCATGCAGCTGATTAACAAGACAGATCAATATGTTGCCTTCAAAGTAATCTCTTTTCTCATCTTTGTCATGTTATTGCTCTTCTCTCTAATACATTTCCGTGGCATTTTAGGTTAAAACAACCAACCCGAAGAAATATTGTGTCCGCCCTAATACTGGGGTCGTCTTACCCAGGTCCACCTGTGATGTCACCGGTACACCCTTTTCCGAATTAATAAAAGCAATATCTGGATATCATTGTGACGTCTGATAGCTGGTCAATTGCAAGTACTCATACTGAATGTGTTTCCCCATTTTTTGATGCTTTAGTCACGATGCAAGCACAAAAGGAGGCTCCACATGACATGCAATGCAAAGACAAGTTCCTACTTCAGAGTGTTATCGCAGAAAATGGTGTGACAACCAAGGACATAACATCCGAAATGGTTGCTACCTATTTGCAGTTCATTAGTGTATCATGATATCTCTACTGTGAAATTTTCTATGTTTGATTCTGACTTGTATTGAATGTAATACGAAATTTTCAGTTCAATAAAGAACCCGGTAAGGTTGTTGATGAGTTCAAGCTGCGGGTAGTATGTGTTCCTGCTAGTCCTCCCTCACCTGTTCCTGAGGAATCAGAAGAAGGATCCTCACCAAGGTTGTCAACATTTGAAAATGGGGCCCAAAGTTTAAAAACACTTGATTCTGTAAGTAATTGTCTTAGTTAACGTCCTTAATATATCACATTGacaaattattttcattttcttttatgaCATGTTATTCTTACTTCATTTGAGATTCAATTAACAAAAATTTCAGGTATCAAGAGCTAATGAACCCCCAAGAGAGAAATCATCGGAGGTAATTTTTTCCCTTTATCCATCTGTTGTTGCCTAAAAATTTCATGAAATTTGCAAAGCTTTTGGAGTAATTTTTTTATGCATCTAAGTCCTCCAGATAGAACCTGCATATAACCTTCCAGAAACCTGGGTCTCTTCTTAAGTTGGTCCTCTGTGTATACTGAGCTTCTTGCAAAGATTTCTCTGTGACTGCAGGATATTGTGTTTCACTTTTGTTTGTTCAATTGAAGTTATCCTTTATTATGATGTGATCAGTTTGAAAGTTGAAGTAGGAATGCCAATTAGTTACTTTGGTCATGGAATCATCCTTGGTTTTTGTTTTACTCTCCTGGAGAACTAGTTTTTTAGTTTTGTCTTAGAATTTAAAACTAATAGGGTATTGACGAATCTGATGCAGTTCCATTTTTAAGAGTTCAATTTTGTTAGTGTAGCTGTATTTAAGAGTTTACGTTCATTGTTGATAAAAGGATGTTCTAATTATGTTTCTTTggtattcttcttttttattattatttaacttACAATTGGAGTCAATTAGTAAGAAATTTGTGAATAGATATCTGAATACTTTTAGCTTGGCGCATTGCAGTACCAAGAATCTAATGGATAAATCCATTCTATCTCTAATTTTTGTAAATTTGCTCTTGTTTACATAGTTGTGCAGAAAGAAAATGTTGCTCAACATTTTGTAAATTTTTGTTATGTATGAAAATACTGCATTGTGAAAGTTGAATGTAGGTGGAGAAAGTTAACATATGGCTCCGAGCTGATTAACATGATAAATAGCATGTGTACCATTTTCTCTTCCTTAACCCTTGCATCATCCATTTGCCTTGGAACTTGCCTTCTCAATGTACTTTCATCCTCTACTCCTATCACCAACTTGGAGTCCTAGCAGGTCTGCTAATAGTCTCAGTCCAGTGGCAACTTTTGTCACATGGATCAACAATCTGACCTACTCATGAATACCCAATTACCTCAGATTGTTCCTTGATTGACTAAAGACCTCATCCTCTATTCACTATGTGCAAACTTTAGGAGTTGTTCCTGGACAGGGTTTAGCATTGTAGAAAAGGAGCAGTTATAACTAATGAGAATTATTATGTAACCGTCAAAAAGAATACACTCCTGAAAAGTAATGCCACTACAAGATAGATATAAGGGTTTGTAAAGCTAGGCAAATTTCCATTAATCATGTCGGAGCACATGGAGTTGACAATTTTTTTTCTGAAGGGATGGGAGCTGATCATTGTTAAATTCAGCATCTTAATAGTTGAATGGTGGAAAATCTGACAGAAAAGTTTGTTGGTGTCAGGTTGATCATTTCAATTTTATGTAATCCATGATTCTTTAAGGGATGTGGAATCATATGTTCAAGAGGAGGATCTTCATGTTGCCGAATGTTGCAATGAGGTGGTCAAAAACTCAAAGTCAAAACAATTGCCATTAGCAGTCCTTCGAGTTGATTCTCTTCCATGATGTGATATCAGGGACTACATTGTCTGATGGGTGGTAGTAGGGCAAAATTTCGGTAGTTGTAGAGTTCAAATACATTGAAAGGGCTTTAAGAGCATAGAGTAAAAATAGCAAACAGATATCTTAGGTCAATGCTGAGAAGTCAATGACAAATATTCTTAAATATGCCCTGCATCATCTCAGTATGCATAACTTAGTGGCCTAATTTTATAATCATGAGTTAATGCACTAATCTTGCTTCAATATCAAACATATTGAATTTCCACCAAGTTGGCGTGTGGTTGAGAAAGTCTAGTAGCTCATCAACTTGATCGACTTAGTGCTCATATCTTCTTTGATTATTATTTCTCATCAACAAAACTGTACTCTGAATTTGAACTAAAGAGCAATCTTCTCAGATGAGAAAAATAATCGGCTGTGGGTGGGTTCTTGTCACAACGAGGATTTTAATCACCAATGCATATAGATATGAGGGAGTGAAAGATTATAGGATGATGATTGCCAGCCCAGCTAAATGAACACATCTCAAAAATCATGGTGTACAGAGACATTACTGCTGATACTCTACTGTTTTACCTATGGACCATCGATATGGGTTGTCATCAGCATATCAAATAGATATTTTTTATTACCGGAGCATGCTTCACCATATGGTCAGGATCTACCGGTCCGATAAGATTTTGGCATGGGTGTGGTACTTGGTATTCAAGAACTTGAAATGGCACTCTTCCACCCACCGATAACTTCAAATTGTGGCTCCTTGTACATGCTTTATTTGACTCATGCTCATTGAAACCTGTGCCAGGTTACTTTTTCATCAATGTTAGAGCAGGGAGATTTTGGAAGTCCAACATGTGGGCTTAGGTTAATTTTGTTCTTGTTGTGGCTAAAGGAAAGAGTTGTCATGGCTATATATAGTTGTTTTCTGATGTGTACTCTCCTTTTATTGAAGCTCGAGAGGTTATGGGTTCTTGGGCAATTTATGTGAATAAGATGTTTTGATAGCTTCATTATAGTATAGGAATGAAGAATGAATACTGAAGAAAATTTGTAGATTGCAAATGTTCTGAACCTAGCTTTCTACATGTTGTGTTTTCTTGGATTTTCTACATATCGTGGAGTATTAGAGGAACAGGCTGAATTATAGAGCTTCAATATCTCTAAATGAGCTAGGTCCAACTCATAGTAAGCACCATGATATGTGAATTGGTTTGTAGTCAGAATTGCTTTATGATAAGTTTCAGTTGTACTATACTTGGCTTTCTTTTCTTACATGCTATTCTTATTCTGAGCCTCAAGAATGAGCTTTTATTTGATTGTATTGACTAGTAATTTTTTGTTGTTCAATTATCTTTTACGATATGCAGGCATTGGCTATGAATTCAAAATTGCCCGAAGAGAAAAATTCTGCCATTCAGCAAAATCAGAAGCTTCGACAGGAACTGGTATGCATTATACTTGCATGCACATATATGGTATTTTGCCATTCATAGCACATATAAACAGATAAATATGTTGTGAGAAATTTGAGTTTGATATACTGATAAATGTAACTTTGGTACTCTATTCTGTTACTTTTGTCGACTTATACCTTCTTATTTCTGAATTCATTATTTACACAATTCTTTTATATGAGATAATACTTCCATTAAGAAAAGTATCTATGTATTCAATTTCTTTTATTTAAAGAAGTCGCATATGTATCAGTTTTTGAAGAATATGATACTTTATTTAAATTGTATTTGAAGGATTAGACTGCTTTAGTTTAAAATGTGTGAATATATTATTGCTGGTTACATCTTGATGGATCTCTAATATGACCATGATTCTGTACCTTGTGGCTCTAGACCTATATAATGGTATGTGTAGATCATTTTCCAACTTAGGAAATTACAAAACCAAGGAGGCTGAGCAATTTCATGTTTTATTCAGGTGAATGCAACTTGACTaaattatgttatcacattttaaataaattttcttttactTAGATATTCCTTAATCTAGTGGTCATGCTTCATCTCTGGTTCTGAAAGGTGCAATTAAGAATGGCACAAGCACCATCAAAACAGTTTGACCTAACACCTCAAGTATCTTAGTTTTCTTGCTGCCTAAGCAGTTCTGATGGCAATTCCAACCATAAGTTagatcaaaatttcaatttgattattttcttattttatgttTCATTATAGGCCTAGACATTCctgataatattttaaaatccaaGCAGAGTCATAAGCCAGTGTTTCATATGACATTGGTGTGTCTTAAGGAGATGTTTTAGTGCAGCATGTGGTCTCATTTGTTGTGCAAATTCAGTGTATGTTGCATGTTCTTTTCGGCAACTTTGTTTAAGGTAAGGATTATAAGTTTTTAAACACCAGATAAGCTTTTGCAAGGCCATTGTGGTTTCATGATTTTTCACAACACAAGGATGTATTAACCTGGTAATCTTTTCTATCTATATCTGTTGGTGGATGTGGGGTAAACAAAAACCTTTACCCATAAGTATTCTGGGAGCGCAGTCACAACTTTTGCCTGCATGCAAATGCAAATTTGTGAATGACTGGTTAAGTGCTCTCAAAATATTGATTTGGAGATCTCATCGGCTAAGATCAATCATCTGGGAGAATTGATTGTCAAAATGAAAAGAACAATTCAAGCAATTTTGGAGATCCCATCAATTGCAAATGTATCACGTATTGTAATACATATTGGCCAGTATTGTGCCAGTTGTGTGATTTTTTGTTAGGAGTACCATATTGGCTTATATAAATGTGGTTTATGGTCTCAGTTTTTATCATTACACCATTGATTCCTCACCCTAATCTTAATTACAGGATCAGCTGAGAAAAGAACGCAACGGGCACTATGGCAGCTTCAGTGTCACATTTGTAGTCTTGGTGGGTCTTCTAGGTGCTCTTATTGGGTATATCATCAAGAAGTCATAGAACAGAAGACAAAAATGATGAGTCTACCACATGAGCAAGGTACCCAACTAAAATGTTATTTTTCATCTCTTCTTGCTCTTTCTCTAGCTATCATGGACTCTTGTAGTATACTCCCATTGTTGTTAACTTGTTATGAAGGGAGCTGTTTTGTGCATCTTGTTTTAGATTGAAATATCCGTATTGGTGATGGCAAGGACCTTCAGATACATTATTTTGTGAATGCTAACTTGGACTTCTTTCATAGATTCCTGCCTTGTAAGCATAGCGAAGGAAGAACACAAAAAGATCCCCGAACATTAACCGGTTCTGTTCTTAAAGCTTGTCATCGATCTGTTGTCAGAGTATTTCTAGCAGACTGGCGATAATTAGATCTATCGATATCCAAAGCAAGTGGATTGGCGGAATTAGATGGCGGAGCATAAGAAGAGTAGCGTTGGATCACTTGCAATAGCAACTACATAAGTTTCATGCTGTAATACATCTCATGCATGGCAACACGCTTCCTCTGTCAGCTCCACCCCGGCCATGCTGTCGTCGTCCACCACCGCTCGCTGCTCCTTGTACACGTACCACTTGGCCGCTACCAGATAGAGCACCAGGTTCACGGAGCCCAGCACCGCGACTAGCCAGTAGAAGTTGTAGAGCTTGCCGCGGTTGAGGTTGTCGGTGAGCCAGCCACCGTGGCCGCTCTCCCCCGTCACCTTGTGCACCACCGACACCAGCACGGAGCTGACGAAGAAGCCCAGCGACAGTGTGCTCAGGAACAGCCCGGTGCTCATGGTCTTCATCCCCTTGGGGCACTCCCTCAAGAAGAAGTCGAGCTGGCCGATGTACGTGAAGGCCTCGCCGGACCCCACGAGGAAGAACTGCGGGACAAGCCAGAAGACGCTCACGGGGACGGTGGCACCCTTCTCCATCGACGCCGGGTTCGCTCGCGCCACCCGGAGGCGCTTGATCTCGATGAGGGCGGCGGCGACCATGGCCAGGATGGACATCACGAGGCCGACCCCCATGCGCTGCAGTGAGGTGAGACCGTGGGGGTTTCCGGTGAAGCGGCGGGTGACGGGGACGACGACGCGGTCGTAGACAGGCACGGTGAGGAGGATGGAGCCGACGAAGAAGACGGTGAGGGAGCCTGGCGGGATCCGGAATGAGCGGCCGATGCGGCGGTCCATGGTGGTGGCTTGTGACACGGAGAAGGTGGTCATCTGGGCGTACACGGTCCAGAACATGATGGTGGTGGCCCAAATGGGGAGCATCCGGATCACTATCTTCACTTCCTCCACATCCGTCAGGGTCGCGAGCTGCCACTTGGTGGGCTTCGCCGTCGAAAGGTTGACGTCGATCGCTGCCCTATCCAGGCAGCTGCAAGGATGCAAGAACGAGCAGATGACGAGTGAGGAAGGGGAGAACCCAAGGACATGAATCGGTGCGACTGGTTGGTGCATGACCGCAGGTCCATCTACCCCATTTCTAGCAGTACAATATCGGATGATAGCAGGGAAATGAATGCATCTATATAAGATTCATTATGTgtagtgatttcatttaattctcaTCCTACGCCAACCCATTAATCTTCGAGTTTGATGAGGAGGAAGTGCGTACCGGAACTGCTTGGTGCGAGGCAGCCTCTGCTTTGCGCTGCTCTTCTTTGATCCCTTCTCCGCTCCCGGCGCTGCCGTCTGCTTCTCGTCGATGTCATgcagcaccgaaggatcggacggcaACTCCAGGCCTCTCTTCCTCCACGCCGCCACCATCACGGCCGCTATCTGCGTCAGAGGGCTCCCCACCAGCTTCTTGAACCTGTACCTCCTGGTCCCGGACAGGAAGAGGACAAGCCCTAGGCCGATGGCCGCGGCACACAGCCCGTACCCCCACTGCCGGCCCAGGTTGTCCTGGATGTACACCAGCACCGTCACGGCGACCAGCGAGCCGaggctgatgaagaagaagaaccagTTGAAGAACTTCATCATCTGCACCTTCTCCCTGCGGTTGGTCTCGTCGAACTGGTCCGACCCGAACCCGGACACGCTCGATTTGAGCCCCCCGGTGCCGAGCGCCGTCAGGTAAAGCGCCAGGTAAAGCACCGCCAGCTGCGTCCCGGAGGCCTTGACGCAGCCTCCGGCGGCCAGGTCGGAGCATGCAGGCGGGCGCAGCCCCCGCACAACGGTCGAGATGGTCAGGATCGTCACTCCCTAAATCGTAATCCCGTCGAACACTTTCAATGAGCTGGTtaaatgagtagagaagaggagaCGGTGGTGGTGCTTACGGAAGCTTGGACGGCGGCGAAGATGGCGATGGTGAGGTAGCGGCCGAGGAAGGTGTCCGCAATGAAGCCGCCGAGGAGGCAGAGCATGAAGGAGGTGCCCATGAAGTTGGTGACGGTGTTAGCGGAGACGGCAGTGCCCAGGTGCATGGTGCCCCTCAAGTACGTCACCAGGTTCACCGCGATGCCCAGCGTCGTCAACCTCTCGTTCAGCTCCACCACTTCAAGCAGTTATCCCCACATCACGAATTCATGTCAGTCACAAACCACAAAGAACATGCACGAGGAGACGAACACACTCGCAATGGATTCAGAGATGGAACACATGCCTAGGATCATGGCAGCACTGGTCCAGCCGCCGCTCCGGGAACGGATTGCAGGGCGGCCCTTGTAGTCCCAGGCGTCGGACAGGATCTCTCCTGGTCCATCGGTTTCCGGCAATCCCACCATGTTTGCCTTCGCAAGCACTACCAGTAGTGCAGGCACCAGACGCTGCAACTCTCCAACACGATACGATATGAAGGAAGATGATTGCTCCTGCAAGAGGATTATAAATAAGTCAGGTAGCAGGGCATGAGAATCTAATCAGACAGTGACGTAAGCCAGTCATCGACCTACCACTGTAGATaggagatctctctctctctctctctctctcttctcttttccttATTGCAAAGGAATAGTTCTAGTACTCAGTTTCTCGAGCTCTACAAGCCTCAATCCATGCAACTTTTCTTTGGGCTCCACATGCTTGTCCTTTTGTTATGATAAACATCCATCCTGGTCATGCAGATACGCATTAACTATGCATCTGTCATGACTTGTACGCCATATCAGTCTTTTATTTCGGTTGATACACGTCCATGTCTTACAATTTAGATGTTTAacactatatataaatatatgcatatagGCATCAATGAATTGATATCTAGATTTGTCTTACATAAGCCACTCAATGCAGGGTGAGCTGTCGAAGTTTACTGTGGTGATCATGTCAATTGGGACGATCAATTTGGGCgtgtaggaccaccaaaagag is a window from the Musa acuminata AAA Group cultivar baxijiao chromosome BXJ2-1, Cavendish_Baxijiao_AAA, whole genome shotgun sequence genome containing:
- the LOC135584573 gene encoding vesicle-associated protein 1-3-like — encoded protein: MSEGGFLDIQPTELKFPFELKKQSSCSMQLINKTDQYVAFKVKTTNPKKYCVRPNTGVVLPRSTCDVTVTMQAQKEAPHDMQCKDKFLLQSVIAENGVTTKDITSEMFNKEPGKVVDEFKLRVVCVPASPPSPVPEESEEGSSPRLSTFENGAQSLKTLDSVSRANEPPREKSSEALAMNSKLPEEKNSAIQQNQKLRQELDQLRKERNGHYGSFSVTFVVLVGLLGALIGYIIKKS
- the LOC103992871 gene encoding protein NRT1/ PTR FAMILY 6.3-like, encoding MVGLPETDGPGEILSDAWDYKGRPAIRSRSGGWTSAAMILVVELNERLTTLGIAVNLVTYLRGTMHLGTAVSANTVTNFMGTSFMLCLLGGFIADTFLGRYLTIAIFAAVQASGVTILTISTVVRGLRPPACSDLAAGGCVKASGTQLAVLYLALYLTALGTGGLKSSVSGFGSDQFDETNRREKVQMMKFFNWFFFFISLGSLVAVTVLVYIQDNLGRQWGYGLCAAAIGLGLVLFLSGTRRYRFKKLVGSPLTQIAAVMVAAWRKRGLELPSDPSVLHDIDEKQTAAPGAEKGSKKSSAKQRLPRTKQFRCLDRAAIDVNLSTAKPTKWQLATLTDVEEVKIVIRMLPIWATTIMFWTVYAQMTTFSVSQATTMDRRIGRSFRIPPGSLTVFFVGSILLTVPVYDRVVVPVTRRFTGNPHGLTSLQRMGVGLVMSILAMVAAALIEIKRLRVARANPASMEKGATVPVSVFWLVPQFFLVGSGEAFTYIGQLDFFLRECPKGMKTMSTGLFLSTLSLGFFVSSVLVSVVHKVTGESGHGGWLTDNLNRGKLYNFYWLVAVLGSVNLVLYLVAAKWYVYKEQRAVVDDDSMAGVELTEEACCHA